aattaaattatattgATTAGTAAAATCAAGATTCTGAACTGTATAAAGCAAATaagatgaaaaataaattactgcATGTCATTGTATTCAGTCTTCAAAGAATACTACAATAAATGTTACAAAGCATTGGTAGCTATTAGATTATTACAGGACTTCAATAATCACTTCAAtaatcacattaaaaaaaatctcaaattcTGAAATGGCCAGGTTTTTAATGTATGTTGTGATTTTCTGCTGTACTTTCTCATGTGTACTTTATCTTTCAAAAGAAGTTTTCATAAAACTGGAATAACATGAAAAGCCAATAATGAAGTGAAAAGATtacaggaaaatatttttttacggAAATTAGATAGAGTTTTATAAACAAAACATGTAATTCACTAATTCAAGGGATTCGTGGTATTTATAGCAGATATGTCTATATTTGGCTCCTGAATGGGCTAACATTTTACTTACtgatttaaatttcttttttaatactatCAAGTAAACATTTTAGGGGGGAAATACACCTTTGTTATGCAAAATTTTGAGCAAAGTACAAAAAAATAATCTCTGAATAGCAGAAAGGAACCAAACTGTGACATTAATAGGAAAAAAGTCCAATCATTGCATTGACttggttttattttacattttcacTTAATTAATATCAAATATAATTGGTATAATTTGCTGTACCAatcatatattttattctattatgttAAAATGTGCAGTTTATTGGCAATTTTGGTAGGTCTTGAAAGTTTTCTTTGCCCACCATTGTGCACCTTTGGCTCAGGTATCAAAATAGGTGGAAGAATAGAGAAACCAAGTTCATATTAATACATTTATATGGAGATAATACATTACATAAGGTTGAATAGTGAGGAAATAgcaattaaatatattaattatgTATGTATCTGAGTTCTCTCTGTCTTTCATCCAGACTGGTCACCAATGCCACTGTGTTGCTATTAGTGTAGTACTTTGAGAATATTTGACCAGTTTCGGTGTCGCTTTAAAAATTGAACCATGTACTGACATCATTTAATAAATGCAATTTGTTCTGTCTACATTAATATTTATCCCAAGCTTAACTATGAAAAATAACATCCTAATATTTCCTTGATGTCAAGAGTTATTGAAAGTCAAGTGGTGTACAAACTTCATAAATTATTATTCTATTGAGAAAGAGATATCCATAAAACATGCTAAAAAGATGTAGGAAACGTGTTAAAATGGAAGAAAGCCACAGTAGTAAAATCTTAGTTTAGATCAATGTAGTGAGCTAAGTCACATTTACAAATTATAAGAATGATTTGTTCTTAATTAATTCAGGTGTTATTGTTTTCAGGGGAAACTTAGTCATAAGTACAGCGATTAGGATCCATTTTATGATTTGTATACAATTTCAGCATGTGTTGAACTACATCTTAAATAATGGTTGTGTATTGATATACAATACGCTACGTAAGTATTCTAGATCAGTTAATTTTAACACTAAATTCTATGCAATTGATTAACAATTGAACAAATGCAATCATAGATTATATTTGGCACAGAAATTTCCTACATTATAGGAATTCCCTTCAATAACATTCTTCTCTTGGAAAATGCTTGTCTGGCTCAAGCCCAAGTAGTatgttgaattaaaaaaaaacatacttgCATATTTTATTCTGATTAGAGTGGGATATTGGTATGTAAATATAAGTGGCATACAGATATCACACTTTTTTTTACTGAAATGTAATTGCacaaaaatctgatttttaacCATTAGAAGCTATCTcaatatcaatatttttttcagattaaATCATTAGCTAAGAAAAATTAGAAATTGTACAGAAAACTATTTTCCCTGAAATTTGACACAAATCCCCatgtttccttattttttttcatcCTAGATTATTTGTGCAGTTTATTGAGAATAAAGGATAACAATCTAGTATGGGATTTTTGTTAGAAAATATCAGAATAAtcttttttataaataaataatgactataaaaataatgaatttaaaataatCTATTGGAATAGATACATGTCCGATTACTTTTTCTTCCAAGGCTTGAAAGGCTTGTTAATTtactgaagtatttttttaaagaaatgctgtTGAGTTATTATAGAATGATGACCAACAATTTATTTGAATGTGTTATTGAGTATTTGATGAATCATGAACaaaagtattataaaataaatttatttcttttgttgaTATAATTTCAATTTGTCTAAGTATTTCACTATTTTTCAAGACATATACTATTTTATGTCAGAATTCATATAAATAGTTAAAAGTATGAGCTTGATTCTTAATTCAAACTTATATTTGTAAGGAAATAACAATCTTTTGAGTTTTTCCACTTATTAGGGGAAATAAAGAATTTAACTATATTGTATGTGCAAAACAGAAGTATTATTcatatgtatatttttttaattacaggtAAAGATAATAGTTCCCAACAGCACAGCAGGTCTGATAATAGGGAAGGGAGGTGCTACAGTCAAGGCTATAATGGAGCAGTCAGGGGCATGGGTGCAGCTTTCCCAGAAACCTGATGGGATCAACTTACAAGAGAGGGTTGTTACTGTAAGCGGAGAACCTGAACAAAACCGAAAAGCTGTTGAACTTATCATCCAGAAGATACAAGAGGATCCACAGAGTGGCAGCTGTCTCAATATCAGTTATGCTAATGTTACAGGTCCAGTGGCCAATTCCAATCCAACAGGATCTCCTTATGCAAACACTGCTGAAGTACTACCAACAGCTGCAGCTGCGGCAGGGCTCTTAGGACATGCAAACCTTGCTGGAGTTGCAGCCTTTCCAGCAGTTTTATCTGGCTTCACAGGCAATGACCTGGTGGCCATCACCTCTGCACTTAACACCTTAGCCAGCTATGGATATAATCTCAATACTTTAGGGTTAGGCCTAAGTCAGGCAGCAGCTACTGGGGCTTTGGCTGCAGCAGCTGCCAGTGCCaatccagcagcagcagcagccaatttGTTGGCCACCTATGCGAGTGAAGCCTCCGCCAGTGGCAGTACAGCTGGTGGTGCGGCGGGGACATTTGCATTAGGTAGCctggctgctgctactgctgcaacTAATGGATATTTTGGAGCTGCTTCTCCTCTAGCTGCCAGCGCTATTCTAGGAACAGAGAAATCCACAGATGGCTCAAAGGATGTAGTTGAAATAGCAGTGCCAGAAAACCTAGTTGGTGCAATACTTGGAAAAGGAGGGAAAACATTAGTAGAATACCAAGAGTTGACTGGTGCAAGGATACAGATCTCCAAAAAAGGAGAATTCGTTCCTGGCACAAGGAATCGGAAGGTAACTATTACTGGAACACCAGCTGCAACCCAGGCCGCACAGTATTTAATAACACAACGGATCACATATGAGCAAGGAGTTCGGGCTGCCAATCCACAGAAAGTGGGTTGATCATGCCAAACATGAGATTGTTTTAAACCCCTCCTTACCTTATTTTCAAGAAGGATGTACTGTACTTTGCAGAAGTGaagtttttttctgttattaatatataattatgCAAATGAATGCGACTATGTTGACAATGTGTATATGTAAATATAATGTGTTTTACCAGATGTTTCATAGAAAAAAATTTTCTTGACCTGTTTTGTTCTCTATACTTTGCTTGTGTATATTTGTCAGAGGTGTTTCTAGTGTAAGATTTAAGCCTGCCATTTTACCAGCATTATTGTAGTTTAATGATTGAATGTAGAGAGGGAAATGCGTAAAGTTTTCAGTATTAGTTCTAGCTAACACTAAATTAACTACTGTTAGGTTGGGTATGGTGGGGTCAGTGACCTAAAATGGAGTGAGGCCAAAGCACTGTCATGTCAGTCTTACTTCCTGCTTAGGGCACAGTGAAgtaggaaaaaatattttgaaactaagttttaaaatttaaaattatcaaaAAGCAATATAGTTGCATAAAAGCactgtaaaatatttaaaaggttaAAACTGTGGAAAATTATATTGGTAAGTTTACAGATCAATAAAAAGCACCTGTTCTCCATCTGAACTAGACAATGGAAATAATGCTGCATGCTGGCCATGGCCCATTCTTCACCATTTGTAAGTTCAACAAAAGTTCTCACATGGAGTCCCACCTCTACCTGAGGTTTGTACATTTGTTTTTAAGCACTGAAATCACTACTGATCCCATTGCCTGGCCAGTAGAACAGTCATTACTCCATTAACATCCTCACTGTTTAGACACATAACTGTGGTACAGTGTATTGgaaattttataaacaaaaaagTGGAAGTGCCAACAAATTATTGATAGCTGATAATGTTTCATTATCTGCAACTGCTTGAGAAGTATGTTGCATTTTAAGAGCTTATAATTGTGTATAATTTGTTAACACTAGAAACCTATTAGTATTGTGAATGTAGATTTTACTGTGAAGCTATCTGTGATTTAGCTGTTTTGCTCCCATGATGGAGTCTTTGCAGCATGGCGCTAGCAGCCAATGCAGTTTCTGATACTCAGTAATTTGCATGTTTTGTGGAACATTTTTATGTCACCAATCAGACAGTATTTCCTGCATGCTTATTTAGAAGAGGCAGTTTATCTTGAGAGGTAGTGTGGCCTACCATTGTCAGGCTTTTTGACAGGTCATTTCAGACTAAGTCTTTGTTTCCAAGACCCTACAACTGTCACCCTCTTCTGTACCTCTCCTGAGTGCCAACTGCCCAGGCCATTGACCCACCATCTGTTAACTTCTGAGTTTGCCCACTTAAGGCCACTCATAGGGGCATCCATAACCAAGCACGTCCTCATGCTGTGCATGCAGTCTTAAATTCAATGGACAAAAATAAAATGCTGGCTACCTCTGGATCATCTGGCTGAGCAACTGAATTTCAAAAGAGAATTACTTCCATCTCAACTTCAACCCATTGATTACGTCCATCCTAGCAAGCTAAATGGCATCCCAGCTGCTCCTTTCTGTGCAACCAATTAAAGAACAATGAGTGTGATGCTCCATGTCTGAATTTCGTCCAGCCTCTCTCTGAACTGTGATCTTTGTCCTCATGAACTTTCCCTTTTGTTCATTGAACTATATGGACTCTTCATTTCATATTGATTTACTGTGCAATTTACTTTTGGACATTGAGAACTTGAAATAATTCCCTGatccttcccttccccattcTCCCCACTCCTTCACTATTAATAACTCATTTCTGTCAAACTGTAAGAGTAGagtcatttttattttcattttagtttttaacATAGGATTGTTATTTCATTTAGTTCTCGgtctctaaatatttatttagagaATTATTAAAAAGGGAATGATATGCTTGtttaaaatgaaagagaaaagctGTAGTAAACTGTGTTACTTGGTAATGACTATTTATCGTCGATACTCTGTAGCTGTGTAAGTTTTGACAAATAGTGTATCTCGTGAAATCAGTGGTTAGCATTGCCGCTATTATATTTACTCATTTTATCATTATAAATGTGCTTAGTTCATCATGTAGCATCACTTGTCTCCCGTCTCATTTTTTCCTTGCATGTCACAAGTCTCAGACCATTTATAATACATTAACAGTGAATAATATCTATGTAAATTTGTCCATGCTGTCTCAGAGTCAGCATGGATGCTGGCAAGGCAATTATTGGGGCCCTATCCTAGTTTAAACCGGTAAAGGggatgaaaaataaaatgtgttAGGTTGTATAATAGAAGCATTTCAAATGTTGGgtctttaaaatgtttatttagtCTTAGAAGACTTTCAAACTGTTATATCAAATTCTATTAGTCCACTGTGGAAACCATACATTTCATCTGGAATTAATGTTAAATTGACATCATCCTTTAAAGAAAAATACACTGTGTATTTTTTTTAGCTTTTGTTGTTGACAAAATGCACATAGTTGAACTTTAAAAGTATAATTGACAATCTTGGAGCTTTTGTGGCCCACCACCAatgcatatatttaattatatatgtGTTGGTTAAACTCTATCGCTAAATTGAAATTATTAATCTTTTAAGTGTGATAGTAATAGAAAGGGTTTGCATGAATTATCTGTAAGCCAGCTTCATgctgtttaaaatatattttgaaatttatAGGTCATATAGTATTGATTTGTAAAAAGATTTAACTTATTGCAAAGCAATTAGTATATGGTTTCAAAGCTCATGTGTACAGCAAATGCTGTTCTACTAAAGtgatttaaaatggaaaaaactaATGATACAAGGGCCAAACATCTTATAAAATGCACCTATTTATAGATTTGTTTTACTATAGGGAGGCTGGTGAACACACTGAATAAGAATTACCTCAGTTCTGCAGCTTTCTATGTCTTTTTAATGCATTCTGTTTCAGGGTCACTTTCAATCAATATTTCATTTACTTACTGAGATTGAATAGGCGCTCTGAGACACAGTGTGCTGTTTATCATACAGATTGGACACCTCATTCTAGATCCAAGATCTTTTCCTCAACGCTGGGAGCTGTCCTTTCAGCACCACAAATTACTGCTTGAAGTTGCATtgcagttttttttttattttgttttgtttgtttttcttttatcacCTGGAGCTTTTCTTTCAGCACCACAACATTGcacttagactttttaaatggcTGCCTTCCTCTTTGCACTGAAGACCTATTTCGTCTGCACTTCCAGTTATTGCTATTACCTGTAGGACTTTCAATCCTAttccacccaccaccaccacttcacCCCTTTCTACAAACAATTTAAATCTATATATTTCCGTGGAAGTCATTTTTCTCATTGAATGATCAGAAACAAAGATAAATTCTAACCTTTAACGGCTCATTCCGACTCATTGCTTACAGTAGATCTAAGCTCTTTTTTCTGCTTATTCGACTCCTTCCAGCTTCCCATCACATCTGtaacaaacttttaaaatattgccACACCACCATGCACAAGCCTACCTGCACAGTAGAGATAGATTATTCCATCACATTCAGATGGTTAACAGAGGTTAGCAAGTCCtgtatttatatatctatatatttatatcgCTTTCTAAGAAAGTGCATATTAATGTTTACTTTAAAGAATGTGTAAATGGTGCTATCAAGAAATCTGATAAATTTTATCCCAGTTTTGTGTACCAGTTCAAATGTATGagatttatttttctattggaaaaaataaacagtctTGAAGCATTACAATTGGTAGATTTTAGTAATTTAACAGTGAATGTAATCCCTATGTCACAATTTCATTGGGCATTTTCATAATGGGTCACACAAATTACAGCACATTCTGACAATTATTGCACACTTTGTAATGAACATTCCCCTTAAGGTTTTGCCTAATTCATAGTATCTACAAAATCAAGAACCTAATATATCTGAGACAAATATGCTTGAAGAAAAGCTTTGTTAATACAAGAAGTATTATCCACTTAGTGTCTGGTGGTTCTTCAAatgggcaaaaacagttttaacTGAATGCATACGGTGCATATAATTCCATATTTGTTATATACTGCATGTTTTGTTTAATTCTTCACAAGGAGGAAAGTCAGTTTAGCCTTAATTATCTAAAAGTTTTCCTCCTTGAATCTATTTATTTGCTTCATAGCATTAATATGCATAGTTAGCTGCAGTTGTATCTCAGATCCATTTAAACAATTGGTAAGTATTATCAACATTTAAAGATTCTCAGCAAAGCATCTAACATTCAGCTCATTCAAAATTCATGGTACCTAAAGTATTAAACATCAAAAATCATGCATTACCCCAGTCTGGCCACATGCTACAAAAACCCAGTGTCATAATATGAGATTTCTGCATACTAAAAATACAGATCAAAATAGTTAAGGGAAAAAAAGAGCATGTTTCAGAAGTATTGGTATAAAAATATTAGTTAATTTCGGTATTTAGGAATAGAAAAGTATCCAGCcatgtgtatttttttaaaataaataactttataTCATACTATTGAAAAGACAGGTGTACTCCTGTTAAAATGGGGATCTCTAGATAATGTTAAATGTTAATGTCTAgacattttaataaatttaaatgaatCTGAAACATAGCAATCTATTTTGAGAGAATTCTGGAGAAATGactatttgtattgttttataaatacacacatgtttattttttatttaaattatatagAATTTGTAATATGAGTATATAATACTTGTTTTCACTTTTCAGTTTTATGGGAGAAACTAGTGATTCATTGTAATTCATTTATCTCTTTTGGATGCTGGTGCTCTAACATGTGCATGTAACACCCTTTTTAAAAATGGCTCCCTTTCCCATTCTGTAAAGTAGGAAAATTCATCTTGAATGCACATTTTATAGCTTATAGATATGCTACTGTAATTAAAGGGGAAGGTCATGTAGGAAAGTGCCTACAATTTTTTTAGGATTTATATGAGCCAAGAATCACAGTACCTCTCACATAAAATGAATATTGAAATATGGTATACGTTCATATATGCTTAAAGGGATcaaaatatgtattattattcAACATTTCAATTGAACGGAGTTTCTCTGGAATACAGAATGAGGAAGTATTCTACTTCATTGGAAATCTAGGGTAACAAAAATATGCTCACATTTTCTATTACATATGTTTTCCCTTTGCTGAAAATAATAATTAGGATAAATTATTTGGATATTCAAGTAATAGGTTATAATTGCACATGGTTTGTTAACATGATGCAAAGTCTGCAGAGAGAACTAGCCAGAAGGTAATAAAccatagaaaacaaaacaagTACTGTAAATTAAAATTACACTCAGTGTCAAGAGGGCATTGTGCAATATAATCCCTGTTTGTAGTAAAATATTACTATAAAATAATCTTGCTATTTTTCTATATCATAATACTAATAATCATTGTATTTCTTCTCTTACATGCAATGTTGAAGTATTGCAATTTTAAACCATGTTTATGTTATGAAATGCAACTAAGGTTAATATTTGCCATTTgcttgagaagaaaaaaaattaaatgtgtaTGATGGTAACAGGACCTTGTGGCACTTTTAAATGGTGATCATTTGTATGAAActacatatattaaaatatttcataCTGATGTTGCTTGTATTaactgttctctttttttttcttttctttttttccttttttgcacaGGAAAAAAGCATTCTAAGTAATCTAATGGTTGCTATTTTAAATGAACAGCCTAATCTTATAAAGATGCACAGATTTCATGAAATCTGCTCAGTATATAACTGAACAGATATATTTATAACCTCCCAAAGATATTTTGCATAGTCAGCAGTTATAAGGAATAGGCTTTCCTGAGATCCTGTAACATCAGGCGTGTAATTATATGAGTGACAAAGACTGCTGCATCTTACATGTCAATGAGTGAGTTTCTCATCCATTCTAAGAAGAACATTTTTACAGTTCATTTTCtaatttttagttattttttaaagttaactCTAAACAATATTTACCTCCATGCAATTAAACCACATGAcatattaaaaaatgcaaatgcccAACAGAATTGGAAAACaactttttcttgcttattttctgTATTCTCACTGTAAATTGTAAACTTTTTGGCAGATCCAATAAGCAGTTTCAAATCACTGGGCATGATTTTCACTCAAAGACCATTTGTGTTATTCGACAGAATGAATGTTACTTCACATTAATTATGCTTCATGTAAGAAACATCTTCCGTTATTCTCAAATAAATATTCAACATGGAATACAACATGACCACATGTATAAATGAAACAATCCCTGTACAAAGACCTTCAGACTGGAATCCAGATGTCTTATACACCCTTTAATATCAAGAGatctaaaaaaattaaaggatAGTAATGTAAAAGTAACTAACCactacaattattttaaaatgaaaaaatgaagaaCTCTAGGGTCCAATCTTTTTCTCGTAGCAGTCTCACAGCTCCTAAAATTGTTCATTGAATACAAATGTTGAAATAAATCTTAGCCCTATAGCGAAATAGATgggaaataaatttaataataatgataataaacagTTGTTGAATAAagtgagaaaagaggaaaagttaTTTTGAATTCAGACAGAGATAGCAAGAGGAACATCATTTAAGAACAGTGTCTCCTTAATTCCCAATTCTCATCCATGCAGAAGAGTCCTATCCCACATTAGCTGAAGGTTCCCAAGTTGTTGATAGAaggaatggagaagccagattcaagAAAATTATGTCAGTAGTGTGATGCCAAAGACTTATGTTATTAATCATCACAAAATATACGTTCTAAATTTGCCGTAATGAAAAGGTGCATGTAATCACTTTTGAGTTGGCAAGTGGTATACGATTTCATGCATGCCAGACTGTTTTATTCTATAAACTGATTTCTCTggatttccatttctgtgcaaaaaaAGTTTCAATCCTTCAATTATTTGTTTCTGAATAGCTTTGTTTTGTTTCAAAAGGACTaataaaaaaaaagtaagaaaatGTTAAGAGGTtgggattttttaatgtttttaaattattcttaATCACTATCAACTTGCGGGACAAGtatcatttcccccaaaataaggcatcccctgataataagcctaattgaacttttgagtgcatggtactcaataattttatttcagggttcaaaacaatatgAGTCAGGGTCTTAATTTTGGGGAGATATGATAGTTATTTTCCATTGCTTTCTAAGGCTAAGAGAGTGACTAGCCTTCACCCAACTAGAAATGCAGCATATGGTCTTCCAACTTCTAGTCTGCCACTTTAAATATCTACAGCTAACTAGCTTCCTTAAAAATGCTGGCagagtttataataataataataatgaataggaGCAGCATGGTGGCCTGA
This genomic window from Erythrolamprus reginae isolate rEryReg1 chromosome 1, rEryReg1.hap1, whole genome shotgun sequence contains:
- the NOVA1 gene encoding RNA-binding protein Nova-1 isoform X1 — its product is MMAAAPIQQNGTHPGVPIDLDPPDSRKRPLEAPPEAGSTKRTNTGEDGQYFLKVLIPSYAAGSIIGKGGQTIVQLQKETGATIKLSKSKDFYPGTTERVCLIQGTVEALNAVHGFIAEKIREMPQNVAKTEPVSILQPQTTVNPDRIKQTLPSSPTTTKSSPSDPMTTSRANQVKIIVPNSTAGLIIGKGGATVKAIMEQSGAWVQLSQKPDGINLQERVVTVSGEPEQNRKAVELIIQKIQEDPQSGSCLNISYANVTGPVANSNPTGSPYANTAEVLPTAAAAAGLLGHANLAGVAAFPAVLSGFTGNDLVAITSALNTLASYGYNLNTLGLGLSQAAATGALAAAAASANPAAAAANLLATYASEASASGSTAGGAAGTFALGSLAAATAATNGYFGAASPLAASAILGTEKSTDGSKDVVEIAVPENLVGAILGKGGKTLVEYQELTGARIQISKKGEFVPGTRNRKVTITGTPAATQAAQYLITQRITYEQGVRAANPQKVG
- the NOVA1 gene encoding RNA-binding protein Nova-1 isoform X2; translation: MHRGREDGQYFLKVLIPSYAAGSIIGKGGQTIVQLQKETGATIKLSKSKDFYPGTTERVCLIQGTVEALNAVHGFIAEKIREMPQNVAKTEPVSILQPQTTVNPDRIKQTLPSSPTTTKSSPSDPMTTSRANQVKIIVPNSTAGLIIGKGGATVKAIMEQSGAWVQLSQKPDGINLQERVVTVSGEPEQNRKAVELIIQKIQEDPQSGSCLNISYANVTGPVANSNPTGSPYANTAEVLPTAAAAAGLLGHANLAGVAAFPAVLSGFTGNDLVAITSALNTLASYGYNLNTLGLGLSQAAATGALAAAAASANPAAAAANLLATYASEASASGSTAGGAAGTFALGSLAAATAATNGYFGAASPLAASAILGTEKSTDGSKDVVEIAVPENLVGAILGKGGKTLVEYQELTGARIQISKKGEFVPGTRNRKVTITGTPAATQAAQYLITQRITYEQGVRAANPQKVG